The following proteins come from a genomic window of Nitrospira sp.:
- a CDS encoding class I SAM-dependent methyltransferase produces MADRSCRLPMLSTKKLLVMKPAAAIHPPWSLTGEALSLLAWHMPDLVAYHSHLDEWWFAPLDDNLPLIRLNRTGLDLLKAMNGHATVGMLLEQYGATICGPDGQPGSWHLERWATPNYSLCYFGTDPPGGHRHNAKWDILLQQIREGWSGQDGFEGEEHLESFHHHELAQSKEDDSHFDLIETTVSHLFREPSEALSGLTYGRLLMRQLRRLGWFNPKPKVLLEIGGGLGYLAQELGKDLLPFEKQGITYLSLDITQPFLTLQVTRAKVGGWQVSGTRANAESLPFADHSIDLVIDNENMADMTPVQLSRNELTCGVGETAQHQEALDWIRRLRLPIEQNPPESVIFNLGPIRFVAELWRVLKPGGRVFLTEFGIETGWPAPVKLPGHTEYEVQYNHLRQAVRWLGFQERYLSLPQFLGLKPDTKVLCTGATYTIQRFCQATNKSFAVRAYTEKELQQALGDMLPKLQGLHYHDLADPAWFGLQDFKVLLLEKPGGAPKAQFTEQHGYRWYSQK; encoded by the coding sequence ATGGCTGATCGCTCCTGTAGGCTGCCGATGCTTAGCACGAAAAAACTGCTCGTTATGAAACCCGCTGCCGCTATCCATCCACCCTGGAGCTTGACTGGAGAGGCCCTAAGCCTCCTGGCCTGGCACATGCCCGACCTCGTCGCGTATCACTCTCACCTCGACGAATGGTGGTTTGCTCCGCTCGATGACAACCTGCCGCTCATCCGACTGAACCGCACCGGCCTGGACCTGCTCAAGGCGATGAACGGCCATGCGACGGTCGGTATGCTCCTTGAACAATACGGCGCGACAATCTGTGGGCCGGACGGGCAACCAGGGTCCTGGCATCTTGAACGATGGGCCACGCCCAACTATTCCCTCTGCTATTTCGGAACGGACCCACCAGGAGGCCATCGACACAACGCCAAGTGGGATATCCTACTCCAACAGATCCGTGAAGGTTGGTCGGGCCAGGATGGGTTCGAGGGCGAAGAGCATTTGGAATCATTCCATCATCACGAGCTTGCCCAAAGCAAAGAAGATGACAGCCACTTTGACCTGATCGAAACCACCGTCTCTCATCTCTTCCGTGAACCGAGCGAAGCCCTGAGCGGCTTGACCTACGGGCGGCTCCTCATGCGGCAACTGCGTCGACTCGGCTGGTTCAACCCCAAGCCGAAGGTTCTCCTGGAAATCGGTGGAGGACTGGGCTACCTTGCGCAAGAACTTGGCAAGGATCTGTTGCCCTTTGAAAAGCAAGGCATCACATACTTGTCACTCGACATCACGCAACCGTTCCTCACACTCCAAGTCACTCGAGCCAAAGTCGGCGGATGGCAGGTCTCCGGCACCAGGGCCAATGCCGAATCGCTTCCGTTTGCCGATCACTCCATCGATCTCGTGATCGACAACGAGAACATGGCAGACATGACACCGGTGCAACTGAGCAGAAACGAGCTGACGTGTGGGGTCGGAGAGACAGCACAACATCAAGAAGCCCTGGATTGGATCAGGCGGCTTCGCCTTCCAATCGAACAGAACCCGCCTGAATCAGTGATCTTTAACCTAGGACCGATTCGCTTCGTCGCTGAATTGTGGCGAGTGCTCAAGCCGGGTGGCCGAGTCTTTCTCACCGAGTTCGGCATTGAAACTGGTTGGCCCGCGCCCGTGAAGCTGCCGGGACATACAGAATACGAGGTCCAATACAACCACCTGCGGCAAGCAGTCCGTTGGCTCGGCTTTCAGGAGCGGTATCTGTCCCTTCCACAATTCCTAGGACTGAAACCGGACACAAAAGTCCTCTGCACCGGCGCCACCTACACCATCCAGCGGTTCTGTCAGGCCACCAATAAATCCTTTGCCGTGCGCGCCTATACAGAAAAGGAATTACAGCAAGCTCTAGGTGATATGCTTCCCAAACTCCAGGGCCTCCACTATCACGACCTCGCCGATCCCGCGTGGTTCGGCCTCCAAGACTTCAAAGTGCTGTTGTTGGAAAAACCAGGAGGCGCACCAAAAGCCCAGTTCACTGAACAACATGGCTATCGGTGGTATTCGCAGAAGTAG
- a CDS encoding XRE family transcriptional regulator, which translates to MKKNTTKSSGNVFADLGFDPAEAAVLHMRSNLMSDLRLYIEKHKLTQSQAAKRLGIAQSRVSDLVRGKWDKFSLEMLITLEARLGRTVRVEFAA; encoded by the coding sequence ATGAAAAAGAACACGACGAAATCGAGCGGCAATGTGTTTGCCGACCTTGGGTTCGATCCGGCTGAAGCGGCTGTGCTTCACATGCGTTCCAACTTGATGAGCGATCTTCGCTTGTATATCGAAAAGCACAAGCTGACCCAATCCCAAGCGGCCAAGCGCCTTGGCATTGCACAATCGCGCGTCTCTGACCTCGTGCGGGGCAAATGGGACAAGTTCAGCCTAGAAATGCTCATCACGCTGGAAGCCCGTTTGGGCCGTACTGTTCGAGTCGAGTTTGCAGCGTAA